A genomic region of Tsukamurella pulmonis contains the following coding sequences:
- a CDS encoding winged helix-turn-helix transcriptional regulator: MADTPRCGPYICGLDAALDVVSGKWKVLILWELEAYSVRRFAELRRGLPGVSEKMLTQHLREMEQDGLLTRKVYPQVPPKVEYSLTASGRTLNTALAPLGDWGRERMRRDGLDTVPHSRSAEASEEVDASEISDISSTA, encoded by the coding sequence ATGGCGGACACACCGAGGTGCGGCCCGTACATCTGCGGGCTCGACGCCGCACTCGACGTGGTCAGCGGCAAATGGAAGGTCCTCATCCTGTGGGAGCTCGAGGCGTACAGCGTGCGGCGGTTCGCGGAGTTGCGCCGCGGCCTACCGGGCGTGAGCGAGAAGATGCTCACCCAGCACCTACGTGAGATGGAGCAGGACGGGCTGCTCACGCGGAAGGTGTACCCGCAGGTGCCGCCCAAGGTCGAGTACTCGCTCACCGCATCGGGCCGCACGCTCAACACCGCCCTCGCCCCGCTCGGCGACTGGGGCCGCGAGCGCATGCGGCGCGACGGCCTCGACACCGTCCCCCACTCGCGAAGCGCGGAAGCGTCGGAAGAAGTTGACGCGTCGGAGATCTCCGACATATCCTCGACGGCGTGA
- a CDS encoding ArsR/SmtB family transcription factor → MTTETESTDRVFLALANPVRRELLRILADGPLAAGELSERFTLSRPAVAEHLKVLRDAGLVADSPDGRRRIYRLTAEPLAELGDWLHPFEKFWRARLSALADVAEELQ, encoded by the coding sequence GTGACCACCGAGACGGAGAGCACCGATCGCGTCTTCCTCGCGCTCGCCAATCCGGTCCGCCGCGAACTCCTCCGGATCCTCGCCGACGGGCCACTCGCCGCGGGAGAACTCAGCGAGCGGTTCACGCTGAGCCGCCCGGCTGTCGCGGAGCACCTGAAGGTGTTGCGTGACGCCGGGCTCGTCGCGGACTCCCCCGACGGACGCCGCCGGATCTACCGGCTCACTGCGGAGCCGCTGGCGGAGCTCGGCGACTGGTTGCACCCGTTCGAGAAGTTCTGGCGCGCACGACTGTCCGCGCTGGCCGACGTCGCCGAGGAGTTGCAATGA
- a CDS encoding SRPBCC family protein, with protein sequence MSTITLDQYVAAPPATVWRALTEPELVARWWAAGDISAEVGHEFTLDMPGFGAQPCRVLESVAPERFVYTFTPAWTLTWTLAPEGRGTRVLLEHSGFDLDDKRMAAAFERMGPGWRDQVLPRLAQVAAEV encoded by the coding sequence ATGAGCACAATCACCCTGGACCAGTACGTGGCGGCACCGCCCGCCACGGTGTGGCGCGCGCTGACGGAGCCCGAGCTCGTGGCCCGATGGTGGGCCGCGGGCGACATCTCCGCCGAGGTGGGGCACGAGTTCACCTTGGACATGCCGGGTTTCGGCGCGCAGCCGTGCCGAGTGCTGGAGTCGGTGGCGCCCGAACGCTTCGTCTACACCTTCACTCCCGCGTGGACGCTGACCTGGACGCTGGCCCCCGAGGGGCGCGGCACCAGGGTGCTCCTCGAGCACAGCGGATTCGACCTGGACGACAAGCGGATGGCCGCGGCCTTCGAGCGCATGGGCCCCGGCTGGCGCGATCAGGTGCTGCCGCGGCTGGCGCAGGTCGCCGCCGAGGTGTGA
- a CDS encoding GNAT family N-acetyltransferase — MTENSVLRDPVNASLAGPHARFRDARGRIQRYHPDVSVFFGHPRELTPQDYADVADLAETNGTVLLRDRATPLPDGWTVIERIGLVQYDGSAVETAAEPEAVRLTAADVPEMTALVERTKPGPFLPRTIELGTYLGIRDGDGALIAMAGERMHPVGWTEISAVCTAPEARGRGLASRLIRAVAHGIRARGEIPFLHTSDDNPARRLYDAMGFSLTSTVPLEVVRVGPER; from the coding sequence GTGACCGAGAACAGCGTCCTCCGCGATCCCGTGAACGCCTCACTGGCCGGGCCGCACGCGCGCTTCCGCGACGCCCGCGGCCGGATCCAGCGCTACCACCCCGACGTCTCGGTGTTCTTCGGCCACCCGCGCGAACTGACGCCGCAGGACTACGCCGACGTGGCGGATCTCGCCGAAACGAACGGGACCGTCCTGCTGCGCGACCGCGCGACGCCGCTCCCCGACGGGTGGACGGTGATCGAGCGGATCGGCCTGGTGCAGTACGACGGCAGCGCGGTCGAGACCGCCGCCGAGCCGGAGGCGGTCCGACTGACGGCGGCGGACGTCCCGGAGATGACGGCCCTCGTCGAGCGCACCAAGCCCGGCCCGTTCCTGCCGCGAACGATCGAACTGGGCACCTATCTCGGCATCCGCGACGGCGACGGCGCGCTCATCGCCATGGCCGGCGAGCGCATGCACCCCGTCGGATGGACCGAGATCAGCGCCGTGTGCACCGCACCCGAGGCACGCGGCCGAGGCCTGGCCTCACGACTGATCCGCGCTGTGGCGCACGGCATCCGCGCCCGCGGCGAGATCCCGTTCCTGCACACCTCGGACGACAACCCCGCGCGCCGGCTCTACGACGCGATGGGATTCTCACTGACGAGCACCGTCCCCCTCGAGGTGGTGCGCGTCGGCCCCGAGCGGTGA